A single window of Sulfitobacter sp. JL08 DNA harbors:
- a CDS encoding ABC transporter permease yields the protein MALSPLNQRRWRNFKRNRRAFWSLMIFSVLFGLSLFAEFIANDKPILVSYRGDFYMPVFKFYPETEFGGDFQTEAIYRDPEVACLIETGGLEICLDDPEATIEDAADGVVDGEAIEKGWAIWPPIPYSYKTAVDRPGAAPLPPNAENWLGTDDTKRDVLARVIHGFRLSILFTLMVTAAASLIGISAGAVQGYFGGWLDLVFQRIIEIWSSTPSLYVIIIMFAVLGRSFWLLVFLLVLFSWTSLVGVVRAEFLRARNLEYVRAAKALGVGNVTIMFRHMLPNAMVATLTMLPFIVTGTIATLASLDYLGFGLPASSPSLGELTLQAKQNLQAPWLAFTAFTVFAVMLSLLVFIFEGIRDAFDPRKTFT from the coding sequence ATGGCTCTTTCTCCGCTGAACCAGCGCCGCTGGCGCAACTTCAAACGCAACCGGCGCGCCTTTTGGTCGCTGATGATCTTTTCGGTGCTGTTCGGCCTGTCGCTGTTTGCCGAATTTATCGCCAACGACAAACCGATCCTCGTGTCCTATCGCGGCGATTTCTACATGCCGGTGTTCAAATTCTATCCCGAAACCGAATTTGGCGGCGATTTCCAGACCGAGGCGATCTATCGCGATCCCGAAGTGGCCTGCCTGATCGAAACCGGCGGGCTGGAAATATGTCTGGATGATCCCGAAGCCACGATCGAGGACGCAGCAGACGGTGTTGTAGACGGGGAAGCGATCGAAAAAGGCTGGGCCATCTGGCCGCCCATTCCCTATTCCTACAAAACCGCCGTGGACCGGCCAGGCGCGGCCCCGTTGCCGCCCAACGCGGAAAACTGGCTGGGCACGGATGACACGAAACGCGACGTGCTGGCGCGGGTGATCCACGGGTTCCGCCTGTCGATCCTGTTTACCCTGATGGTCACGGCGGCCGCATCCCTGATCGGGATCTCGGCGGGCGCGGTGCAGGGATATTTCGGCGGTTGGCTGGATCTGGTGTTCCAGCGGATCATTGAAATCTGGTCATCAACCCCATCGCTTTATGTGATCATCATCATGTTCGCGGTGCTGGGGCGAAGTTTTTGGCTGCTGGTGTTCCTGCTGGTGCTGTTCAGCTGGACCAGTCTGGTGGGTGTGGTGCGCGCCGAATTCCTGCGGGCGCGCAATCTGGAGTATGTGCGCGCGGCCAAGGCGCTGGGCGTGGGCAACGTGACGATCATGTTCCGTCATATGCTGCCGAACGCGATGGTGGCCACGCTGACCATGCTGCCCTTTATCGTCACCGGCACCATCGCCACGCTGGCCAGCCTTGATTATCTGGGCTTCGGCTTGCCCGCTTCCTCGCCATCTTTGGGCGAACTGACATTGCAGGCCAAACAGAACCTGCAGGCCCCGTGGCTGGCCTTTACCGCCTTTACGGTCTTTGCGGTGATGCTGTCATTGCTGGTGTTCATATTTGAAGGCATCCGCGATGCCTTTGATCCGCGAAAGACATTTACATGA
- a CDS encoding microcin C ABC transporter permease YejB: MGAYILRRLLLIIPTLFGIMLVNFTLTQFVPGGPVEQAIARAQGEGDVFGGFTGGGAGDAGATDFAASEKYVGARGLPPEFIEQLEKEFGFDKPPLERFGNMLWNYLRLDFGQSYFRSISVIDLVIEKLPVSITLGLWSTIIAYLVSIPLGIRKAVKDGTPFDTWTSGAIIVAYAIPGFLFAILLLVLLAGGSYWQIFPLRGLTSDNFSELSTWGKVVDYAWHITLPVLASTISAFATLTLLTKNSFLDEIKKHYVMTARAKGLSERQVLYGHVFRNAMLIVIAGFPAVFIGVFFAGSLIIETIFSLDGLGRLGFEAAVARDYPVIFGTLFIFGLISLVVGILSDIMYVLVDPRIDFERREG, translated from the coding sequence ATGGGCGCCTATATTCTTCGCAGGTTACTGCTGATCATTCCGACACTGTTCGGCATCATGCTGGTGAATTTCACGCTGACCCAGTTTGTGCCGGGCGGGCCTGTGGAACAGGCGATTGCGCGCGCGCAGGGCGAAGGCGATGTGTTCGGCGGGTTTACCGGGGGTGGCGCAGGCGATGCAGGCGCCACAGATTTTGCCGCCAGCGAAAAATACGTGGGGGCGCGGGGGCTGCCGCCCGAGTTCATTGAACAACTGGAAAAGGAATTCGGCTTTGACAAGCCGCCGCTGGAGCGGTTCGGCAACATGCTGTGGAATTACCTGCGGCTGGATTTCGGGCAAAGCTATTTCAGATCAATCAGTGTGATTGATCTGGTCATCGAAAAGCTGCCCGTGTCGATCACCCTTGGCCTGTGGTCGACGATCATTGCCTATCTGGTGTCGATCCCGCTGGGCATCCGCAAGGCGGTGAAAGACGGCACACCTTTTGACACATGGACCAGCGGCGCGATCATCGTGGCCTATGCGATCCCCGGGTTTCTGTTTGCCATTCTGCTGCTGGTGCTGCTGGCAGGTGGGTCATACTGGCAGATATTTCCGCTGCGCGGCCTGACATCGGATAATTTTTCCGAACTGTCGACATGGGGCAAGGTTGTTGATTACGCATGGCACATCACGCTGCCGGTGCTGGCATCGACCATATCGGCCTTTGCCACGCTGACCCTGCTGACCAAGAACAGTTTTCTGGACGAGATCAAGAAACACTATGTCATGACCGCCCGCGCCAAGGGCCTGTCGGAACGGCAGGTTCTTTACGGGCATGTGTTCCGGAATGCGATGCTGATCGTGATCGCCGGGTTTCCGGCGGTGTTTATCGGTGTGTTCTTTGCCGGATCGCTGATCATTGAAACGATCTTTTCGCTCGACGGGCTTGGCCGGCTTGGGTTTGAGGCCGCGGTGGCGCGCGACTATCCGGTCATCTTCGGCACGTTGTTCATCTTTGGCCTGATTTCACTGGTCGTCGGAATCCTTTCGGACATCATGTATGTTCTGGTGGACCCGCGCATCGATTTCGAACGGCGCGAGGGATAA